One Fusarium poae strain DAOMC 252244 chromosome 4, whole genome shotgun sequence DNA window includes the following coding sequences:
- a CDS encoding hypothetical protein (SECRETED:SignalP(1-17)), translated as MKFQLFTLIALVSAASAGLIKRVDVNVPAMTDAQGNVVVFNAAEVPTRKRAIAQQKQQQQQKKKY; from the exons ATGAAGTTCCAACTCTTCACCCTTATCGCTCTTGTCTCTGCTGCCTCTGCCGGCTTGA TCAAGCGAGTCGATGTCAACGTTCCCGCCATGACAGACGCACAGGGCAACGTTGTTGTTTTCAACGCTGCCGAGGTCCCCACCAGGAAGCGAGCCATCGCCCAGCagaagcagcaacaacagcaaaagaagaagtaCTGA
- a CDS encoding hypothetical protein (TransMembrane:4 (i20-43o73-92i104-123o129-151i)~BUSCO:43558at5125) has protein sequence MVLNGNHRAQAQFDRSKWRAIVLVPTWAIQLCLSMGMMGLFAYRLGDSMKANKDGDKKNDDPTIEIVWEATNVALWFVASLCSFVEIAKYFAEALTPWTMLFTHVIKLTCAIATLALDIVVYTEKHDKHYSLVALALDCAFIITSLVLVFYSVRRYRRLSAYDEYTHPVNVKPYGFNDDVERDTSYARQSTDKHYSSASSRSSIISKRESVEMGTVQRTPSVYSHKRDTQFDDYVARRGSVTKERIGSGDFSYAGAQGEAQEPGALTPTGATLSPTRPRGYSSGRAVSWTSDRGLVAVPEEEDDSAAGKESKLEKEKKDREALLGNTPRESVDGPAIPQEVDLSEPRWQRE, from the exons ATGGTTCTAAACGGAAACCATCGTGCTCAGGCACAATTTGACAGATCAAAATGGCGTGCAATAGTCCTCGTCCCCACATGGGCCATTCAACTATGTCTTTCCATGGGCATGATGGGCCTTTTCGCCTATAGACTGGGCGACAGCATGAAGGCGAACAAAGATGGGGACAAAAAGAATGATGACCCTACAATTGAGATCGT ATGGGAGGCTACCAATGTGGCCCTGTGGTTCGTCGCGTCTCTATGCAGTTTCGTCGAAATCGCCAAATATTTTGCAGAGGCCTTGACGCCGTGGACTATGCTCTTCACGCACGTCATCAAGTTGACCTGTGCTATTGCCACTCTTGCCCTTGACATTGTTGTTTACACCGAGAAGCACGATAAGCACTACTCACTCGTAGCTCTGGCATTGGACTGTGCCTTCAT CATCACCTCCCTCGTCTTGGTATTCTACTCAGTGCGGAGATACCGTCGCCTCTCCGCTTATGACGAATATACCCACCCTGTCAACGTCAAGCCGTATGGTTTCAACGACGATGTTGAGCGCGATACTTCATACGCTCGACAGTCAACCGACAAGCACTACTCCTCAGCCTCTTCCAGATCGAGCATCATCTCTAAGCGTGAATCTGTCGAAATGGGCACTGTCCAGCGAACGCCCAGCGTATACTCGCACAAGCGTGATACCCAGTTCGACGACTACGTAGCACGCCGCGGCTCCGTGACGAAAGAGCGTATTGGAAGCGGAGACTTTAGCTACGCTGGGGCTCAGGGCGAAGCTCAAGAGCCTGGGGCACTTACACCTACCGGAGCTACGCTTTCCCCCACTCGGCCAAGAGGATATAGCAGCGGGCGAGCAGTCAGCTGGACTAGCGACAGAGGTCTGGTGGCAGTcccagaagaggaggatgattCAGCTGCCGGAAAGGAGTCCAagttggagaaggagaagaaggaccgAGAAGCTCTCTTGGGCAACACCCCTCGTGAGAGTGTTGATGGTCCAGCCATTCCCCAGGAAGTCGACCTGTCGGAGCCAAGATGGCAGCGTGAATAA
- a CDS encoding hypothetical protein (TransMembrane:14 (i52-76o88-106i118-140o146-168i180-199o211-231i243-261o273-292i313-337o349-370i377-399o405-433i445-467o508-535i)), whose protein sequence is MPNMSNSENPSEISPLLRDDGNNRTSIGDTENGQRVEDQIPTRVYSDRKMNLLLAAVGIGVYLAAADQLITVATYAKIGNELHALNNTSWIATAYFLTLTSAQPLYGKLSDIFGRKYCLLFAYVVFAIGCLGCGLAQSMAQLCTARAISGIGGGGMNSVVTILLSDLVPLKERGMWQGKISLLFFAGTATGAPLGGVMADSIGWRWSFLGQVPLCFVAFVAVYFVLDLPSVEHDHLLSKVRKVDFLGALTLVAAVVVLLVGLDSGSNRGWSHFITLIALSLTPVLFGLFILVELKVASYPLAPGHIIFDRALFASYLVNFFAVAGQISVIFYIPLFFQAVQGLNAIQSGSLLVPVMMSAVASSIVSGWVIKRTEKFFFLNLFSYAFAFVSIAPICWSVWHRSTLWTSIALVVMALGTGSAFITTLVGLLANATVEDTAVVVATSYLFRALGSSIGVSAGSAILQQVLQTELIARLPDQGEAREVEEMVRQSLEYIKELPPNIAEQVRWSYQIATIWTLASSSMHFLLAFIFSFWVKERDLKR, encoded by the exons ATGCCGAATATGTCGAATTCAGAAAATCCATCTGAAATTTCACCACTTCTCAGAGATGATGGAAATAATAGAACAAGCATCGGAGATACTGAGAATGGCCAACGTGTGGAAGACCAGATTCCAACACGAGTGTACTCAGACAGAAAAATGAATCTCCTTCTGGCAGCTGTTGGTATTGGC GTTTATTTGGCTGCTGCGGACCAGCTCATAACCGTCGCAACCTACGCAAAAATCGGCAACGAACTCCATGCCCTCAACAATACGAGTTGGATTGCTACAGC CTACTTTCTGACACTCACGAGCGCACAGCCTCTCTATGGTAAACTAAGTGATATCTTTGGTCGCAAATATTGTCTTCTCTTTGCCTACGTCGTCTTTGCCATTGGCTGTCTTGGCTGCGGCCTGGCTCAGTCAATGGCCCAGCTCTGCACAGCGCGTGCTATATCTGGCATCGGTGGAGGAGGCATGAACTCTGTTGTCACTATTCTACTTAGTGACCTGGTGCCATTGAAGGAGCGCGGAATGTGGCAAGGGAAGATCAGTCTTCTCTTTTTCGCTGGTACTGCCACAGGGGCTCCCCTTGGAGGAGTGATGGCTGATTCGATCGGCTGGCGATG GTCATTTCTGGGTCAAGTACCACTGTGTTTTGTTGCGTTTGTTGCGGTTTACTTCGTCTTGGATCTCCCATCAGTAGAACACGATCATTTGCTCTCCAAGGTTCGAAAAGTAGATTTCCTTGGTGCCTTAACCCTCGTGGCAGCCGTGGTCGTACTTCTTGTTGGCCTAGACTCTGGTTCAAATCGAGGCTGGTCACACTTCATCACCCTTATTGCCCTGTCCTTGACTCCCGTGCTCTTTGGGCTTTTCATATTGGTCGAACTAAAGGTTGCTTCGTATCCGCTTGCCCCCGGGCATATCATTTTTGATCGCGCTCTTTTCGCCTCGTATCTGGTGAACTTCTTTGCCGTTGCTGGACAGATCTCAGTAATATTCTACATACCTCTTTTCTTCCAGGCCGTCCAGGGGCTAAACGCTATTCAGAGTGGTTCGCTTCTTGTCCCGGTGATGATGTCCGCTGTCGCATCCTCGATTGTGAGCGGTTGGGTCATCAAAAGAACCGAAAAGTTCTTCTTCCTAAACTTGTTTAGCTATGCCTTTGCGTTTGTTTCGATCGCCCCCATATGTTGGTCCGTCTGGCACCGATCAACTCTATGGACATCCATTGCCCTCGTCGTTATGGCCTTGGGGACCGGTAGTG CCTTCATCACGACCCTTGTTGGTCTCCTTGCCAATGCTACAGTCGAAGATACAGCTGTTGTCGTGGCAACTTCCTACCTCTTCAGAGCTCTCGGTTCTAGCATAGGTGTCAGCGCTGGGTCTGCCATTCTTCAACAAGTTCTTCAGACAGAGTTGATTGCTAGACTTCCCGATCAGGGCGAAGCTCGTGAGGTTGAAGAAATGGTTCGTCAGAGTCTGGAGTACATCAAAGAATTACCGCCCAATATTGCCGAGCAAGTGAGGTGGAGTTACCAGATTGCTACCATTTGGACTCTGGCTTCATCTTCTATGCACTTCTTGTTGGCTTTTATCTTTAGTTTTTGGGTGAAAGAGAGAGATCTCAAGCGATAG
- a CDS encoding hypothetical protein (BUSCO:52757at5125) — protein sequence MSTLQRSKSIRKPAPSASTTTKTTRTTAAATSSPDADHTPSRLPVKPLTRSATASSTTTRTLRNGASGISRTTSVKQPTKPATSEPAKRETRYPPSTTTTRTRPAVRPTSADGPTQATRKAPAPSHTRAKSTATGLKNTPALRPASSTSSASSTTTTSTTTTTATKSTRTLRSSTTPKAEKSSGAVPRLRPAFSTLQQHYSPAKSSAPKPLTSTFLAPPSPSKLPANVAASAETSKLQTELLQLHLLHRDAPAVDAAWRASAERKLGEQFSNLAAESKQVDDQEKAEVEKENVLALRKWAVGGGLEERIQVLDSVMSGLWALEEPGGRYARAVRRFERWVEAMCEIEEARREGGALLQESDVLFIGELDSTWKDECAGLVRRLDTLKRQLSQLGDFPKEDQEEDDTKGRSSLQRMVEGSRELVHGMLTELNVMEDIERDALAREDDWIERMNRDEDADDTPRAGAVWRAV from the coding sequence ATGTCCACATTGCAACGCTCGAAATCCATCCGGAAACCTGCCCCTTCCGCTTCCACCACTACAAAGACAACAAGAACCACCGCTGCTGCTACAAGTTCCCCAGATGCAGATCACACACCGAGTCGTCTCCCCGTCAAGCCTTTGACCCGAAGTGCAACGGCTTCAAGCACTACAACAAGGACATTGAGGAATGGTGCATCCGGTATTTCAAGGACAACTTCTGTCAAACAGCCTACTAAACCAGCAACATCGGAACCTGCGAAGAGAGAAACTAGGTATCCTCCTTCAACGACAACTACGAGAACTCGACCAGCGGTGAGGCCGACCTCAGCAGATGGACCAACTCAAGCTACCAGGAAGGCTCCAGCCCCTTCACATACGCGTGCTAAGAGCACCGCGACCGGATTGAAGAATACACCTGCATTGAGACCGGCTTCATCGACCTCGTCGGCTAGTAGTACCACAACTACGAGcactaccaccaccactgcTACTAAGTCGACTCGCACCCTACGCTCTTCGACAACGCCCAAGGCAGAAAAGTCCTCTGGTGCTGTGCCTCGCCTTCGACCAGCCTTCTCGACCCTCCAACAGCACTATTCACCTGCCAAGTCTTCCGCGCCGAAACCCCTAACCTCAACGTTCCTCGCACCACCCTCGCCGTCAAAGCTTCCTGCTAATGTCGCCGCATCTGCAGAGACAAGCAAGCTACAGACCGAACTGCTACAACTGCATCTCCTGCATCGGGATGCACCCGCTGTAGATGCTGCGTGGAGAGCTAGTGCTGAGCGCAAGCTAGGAGAACAATTCTCGAATCTTGCTGCTGAGAGCAAACAAGTTGACGATCAAGAGAAGGCGGAGGTCGAGAAGGAGAATGTCCTAGCGCTGCGTAAATGGGCTGTTGGTGGTGGCCTAGAAGAGCGCATCCAGGTACTGGACTCGGTTATGAGTGGTCTCTGGGCGCTGGAGGAACCCGGTGGTCGCTACGCCAGGGCTGTGAGACGCTTCGAGCGATGGGTTGAAGCGATGTGTGAGATTGAAGAGGCACGGCGCGAGGGCGGTGCTTTACTGCAAGAAAGCGATGTGCTTTTCATTGGCGAACTTGATTCTACGTGGAAAGATGAATGCGCCGGTTTGGTCCGACGATTGGATACCCTGAAGCGACAGCTTAGTCAACTGGGAGATTTTCcaaaagaagatcaagaggAGGATGATACCAAGGGGCGATCGAGTCTGCAACGCATGGTGGAAGGGTCACGGGAACTCGTTCATGGCATGCTGACGGAATTGAATGTCATGGAGGATATTGAGCGCGATGCGCTTGCGCGTGAAGATGACTGGATCGAGAGGATGAACCGAGATGAGGACGCGGATGATACCCCAAGAGCTGGAGCAGTTTGGAGAGCTGTGTAA
- a CDS encoding hypothetical protein (BUSCO:42652at5125), whose translation MGKTQPNLFAFRDVNALAPALRSYVIQSQAAGIARHGVFKVAVSGGSLPKTLAQALLTPSSGPNDVVDFAHWEIFFADERAVPLDHEDSNYALLKKELLDKIPDDQKPTVHPINTEYLNDTQELADQYEQTLVSSFASRDSVRLPIFDLLLLGCGPDGHTCSLFPGHELLREVNAWVAPIEDSPKPPPKRITLTLPVVNHAVRVAFVATGGGKKDIMKQIFDTEGGLPCTLVNEGTGERCSWFVDEPAVEGVSFPRRAFL comes from the coding sequence ATGGGTAAAACGCAACCTAACCTCTTCGCTTTCCGCGACGTGAATGCTCTTGCCCCGGCATTGCGCTCGTACGTTATTCAGAGCCAAGCTGCTGGTATTGCCCGACACGGTGTTTTCAAGGTTGCTGTCTCTGGTGGTTCGCTGCCCAAGACGCTCGCCCAGGCCCTCTTGACCCCCTCTTCCGGCCCCAACGATGTCGTCGATTTCGCACACTGGGAAATCTTTTTCGCCGACGAGCGTGCCGTGCCTCTCGACCACGAAGACTCCAACTATGCTCTTCTGAAGAAGGAGCTTTTGGACAAGATCCCCGACGATCAGAAGCCTACCGTCCACCCCATCAACACTGAGTACCTCAACGACACTCAGGAACTTGCCGACCAGTACGAGCAGACACTTGTTTCTAGCTTCGCCAGTCGCGACTCTGTTCGTCTGCCCATCTTCgacctccttctcctcggaTGCGGACCCGATGGACATACCTGTTCTCTCTTCCCTGGCCACGAGCTGCTCCGTGAGGTCAACGCCTGGGTCGCTCCCATCGAGGATTCTCCTAAGCCTCCTCCCAAGCGCATCACTCTCACCCTTCCCGTGGTTAACCACGCTGTCCGCGTCGCGTTTGTCGCCACTGGAGGCGGCAAGAAGGATATCATGAAGCAAATCTTCGATACCGAAGGTGGCCTGCCCTGTACCCTTGTCAACGAGGGCACGGGCGAGCGCTGCAGCTGGTTCGTTGATGAGCCCGCTGTCGAGGGCGTCAGCTTCCCTCGAAGGGCTTTCCTATGA
- a CDS encoding hypothetical protein (BUSCO:14183at5125), which yields MDPAARNEKLLDRRSQLTEGLSSLPYDLILYLDRATVHSDLGYPDLAAGDAYRALTLADEVLNEGFEYHEQAFESLQMHTAVPLPDVLAHGNLPQDDIQVTEAGSEIEDEAVKRLAILAQVRAYQIISLGLLLCGSLQSAASFCQRGLRLSPSNQELLDTKSNIVTVARRRLRRDDIDIDYPNLPDQGLVRREVYPWNDHEPDRFAPESLAELNEHLSDMAPKCAVEVATLPVLLEGASSTDDYEIIPTCKQLGVFAKEDIAPGEAVLKEYSLLTANNRLKDSICDACSSDLPPLGSENEPVSCPECYDTVFCTQYCFDQAMERYHPAVCEKDVDAIAKDPDAFEADHTLYLLLLSRVLAIAAHEEVNPLDVREVKYIWGDFVPTRTNDINVSPNAGPPPEWTLPFSFKYNIETPLHVLEKMDIDIYENLHEYDLWVMNTLYAKFRGTASARKNPRDGRPDVAAVHPYWCLANHDCDPNVTWEWGGRMVLEARKERVIGGRPGGIKKGEEILNHYCDVNLPVQQRREWAKGSLGGWCMCKRCRDEAAASGEEKQA from the coding sequence ATGGACCCGGCGGCTCGGAACGAGAAGCTTTTGGATAGGCGATCGCAGCTTACAGAAGGGCTTTCCAGCCTGCCTTACGATCTGATACTCTATCTCGACAGAGCAACCGTCCACTCAGATCTAGGATATCCAGACCTCGCAGCTGGCGATGCATACCGCGCACTCACTCTTGCGGATGAGGTTCTCAACGAAGGGTTCGAGTACCATGAGCAGGCTTTTGAGTCCCTGCAGATGCATACCGCAGTCCCACTTCCGGACGTTCTAGCCCACGGCAACCTGCCGCAAGATGATATTCAGGTCACTGAAGCTGGTTCCGAGATAGAGGACGAAGCGGTTAAACGTTTAGCCATTCTGGCTCAAGTTCGTGCATATCAGATTATTTCACTTGGCCTTTTGCTTTGTGGTTCACTACAAAGTGCTGCCAGCTTTTGTCAGCGGGGTCTCCGACTATCACCATCGAATCAAGAGCTGCTCGACACGAAAAGCAACATTGTTACTGTTGCCCGTCGAAGACTCCGCCGCGATGACATTGACATTGACTATCCCAACCTCCCCGATCAAGGCCTTGTCCGCCGGGAGGTCTACCCCTGGAACGACCATGAGCCTGATCGCTTTGCCCCGGAATCGCTGGCCGAACTAAATGAGCACCTGAGCGACATGGCCCCCAAGTGTGCAGTCGAGGTCGCTACTCTTCCTGTACTATTAGAAGGAGCCAGTAGCACCGACGATTACGAAATCATTCCAACATGCAAACAGCTCGGCGTTTTCGCCAAGGAGGATATAGCCCCTGGCGAGGCTGTACTGAAGGAATACTCACTCCTTACCGCCAACAACCGACTAAAAGACTCTATCTGTGACGCCTGCAGTTCTGATCTACCACCTTTAGGTAGTGAGAATGAGCCTGTCAGCTGCCCCGAATGCTACGACACCGTCTTCTGCACACAGTACTGTTTCGACCAGGCCATGGAGCGATACCATCCTGCTGTTTGCGAAAAGGATGTCGATGCGATTGCCAAGGACCCCGATGCATTCGAAGCGGACCACACACTTTACCTTTTGCTTCTTTCTAGAGTCCTGGCGATCGCAGCTCACGAGGAAGTCAACCCTCTAGACGTCCGAGAAGTCAAGTACATCTGGGGTGACTTTGTCCCGACTCGAACCAACGACATCAACGTCTCACCAAATGCTGGCCCACCACCCGAATGGAcacttcctttttctttcaaGTACAACATCGAGACGCCGCTCCACGTTCTTGAGAAGATGGATATCGATATTTACGAAAATCTCCACGAGTACGATCTCTGGGTGATGAATACGCTATACGCCAAATTCCGCGGTACCGCTTCTGCTCGCAAAAACCCCAGAGACGGTCGACCTGATGTCGCCGCTGTGCACCCTTACTGGTGTCTCGCCAACCACGACTGCGATCCCAACGTCACCTGGGAGTGGGGTGGCCGCATGGTCCTCGAAGCGAGAAAGGAGCGCGTGATTGGTGGTCGTCCAGGGGGTATCAAGAAGGGCGAAGAAATTCTCAACCACTACTGCGACGTCAATCTACCCGTGCAACAACGAAGGGAATGGGCAAAGGGCAGTTTGGGAGGATGGTGTATGTGCAAGCGATGTCGCGACGAGGCTGCAGCTTCAGGAGAGGAGAAACAGGCTTGA
- a CDS encoding hypothetical protein (BUSCO:37159at5125), protein MASVSSLDKDLRKMRLEKYTPAAANEARSWIEDMLGESLPSSDLLEGLKDGVALCKLANRALPPPGLRFKKSAMPFVQMENISLFLRACQSSPLNLQQHDTFLTVDLFEQKDPAQVLQCIGAFSRAAHAANPQNFPVSIGPKNRPDTVTPQGTGSRTPTGTRDRGASVTSNKSPAFGRSAMMPHRTGDSGSGRWSPTKSPRNRPESPSAVSSWSKKEHEGITSPAWNIAQYGYLGGASQGNLGISFGGRRQITNASPRVPNLADKERRRKEEEERVRLEAEEEEKRRFEEEERARLEEEHRWEEETEQLRQKEREAAEEEKRRWEEEERQWKLIEEQRRREEEEAEARLEAERKSLKSRNDSKLTGQFLSQYRPEQGASQQDGASEDDYKNRVKQLEQELELARQREAEYERERQERAPRQGSAEAKPAPKPKPKPKLISSPPTRSDSWSKDEREVLRTRSPFSREPMQASTPPVLPSRSPRPLPDPTALPQPKSPKPSSRPLPDPATYASKPTPSPVSSTRTDRFLSRNPAPSQPAAQATYSRELGATAEQDAEDRRRAESQSKTKAGGWASKSLLEREMEMERQRQREWEESQKETAAAVRSNEGVDGIGGRWDVGQWAGYTGGDSQNKGSIGIGAGRRQIVGPRPLPEQPR, encoded by the exons atggcGTCCGTGTCGTCACTTGATAAAGACTTGCGCAAAATGCGCTTGGAGAAATACACGCCTGCTGCAGCGAACGAAGCGCGCTCATGGATTGAAGACATGCTAGGGGAGAGTCTCCCGTCGTCGGATCTGTTAGAAGGCCTCAAAGATGGAGTCGCTTTGTGCAA GCTCGCCAATCGCGCCCTACCGCCCCCAGGGCTCCGATTCAAGAAATCCGCCATGCCGTTTGTGCAAATGGAAAACATCTCACTCTTCCTACGCGCATGCCAGTCTTCACCGTTGAACCTTCAACAACATGATACATTCCTGACCGTCGATTTGTTCGAGCAGAAAGATCCGGCGCAAGTTCTACAATGCATCGGCGCATTCAGTAGAGCGGCCCATGCTGCCAATCCTCAAAACTTCCCCGTGTCGATTGGGCCCAAAAATCGGCCAGATACTGTGACACCACAAGGGACGGGCTCAAGAACCCCTACTGGAACTCGTGATCGAGGGGCATCTGTTACTAGCAATAAATCGCCTGCCTTTGGACGCTCTGCTATGATGCCTCATCGAACAGGTGACTCCGGTTCTGGTAGATGGAGTCCTACCAAGAGCCCCAGGAACAGACCTGAATCTCCTAGCGCCGTTAGTAGCTGGAGCAAGAAGGAGCACGAAGGCATTACTTCACCAGCTTGGAATATTGCTCAATACGGCTATCTGGGGGGCGCTAGTCAAGGCAACTTGGGTATATCATTTGGCGGAAGGAGGCAAATCACTAACGCCAGTCCCCGCGTGCCGAACCTTGCTGACAAGGAGCGTCGTcgaaaggaggaagaggaacgTGTCCGTCTCGAagccgaagaagaagagaagcgcCGatttgaggaagaggaacgCGCCAGGTTGGAAGAAGAACACCGTTGGGAGGAAGAGACGGAGCAATTGCGACAGAAGGAGCGAGAAGCAGCCGAAGAGGAGAAACGACGAtgggaagaggaagaaaggcAATGGAAGTTAATAGAAGAGCAAAGGCGCagggaggaagaagaggccgAGGCTCGATTAGAGGCGGAGCGCAAGTCCTTGAAGTCTCGCAACGACTCCAAACTGACAGGACAGTTCTTGAGTCAATACCGGCCTGAGCAAGGGGCCTCGCAGCAGGATGGCGCTTCAGAGGATGACTACAAGAACCGGGTGAAGCAGCTggagcaggagttagagctCGCTCGACAGCGCGAGGCCGAGTATGAGCGAGAGCGTCAAGAGCGAGCTCCTCGTCAGGGAAGCGCTGAGGCTAAGCCTgctcccaagcccaagcccaagcccaagctaATATCCAGTCCCCCAACCCGCTCTGATTCATGGTCTAAGGATGAGCGAGAGGTCCTGCGCACTCGTTCTCCTTTCAGTAGAGAGCCTATGCAAGCAAGCACACCTCCTGTGTTGCCTTCCAGATCccctcgtcctcttcctgACCCGACTGCCCTGCCACAGCCAAAGTCACCGAAACCCAGCAGCCGCCCCCTTCCTGACCCTGCGACGTACGCATCCAAGCCTACCCCTTCACCTGTTTCTTCAACTCGCACCGATCGCTTCTTATCCAGAAATCCGGCTCCTTCGCAACCAGCGGCCCAGGCTACATACTCTCGCGAGCTCGGTGCCACAGCTGAGCAAGACGCCGAGGACCGACGCCGTGCCGAAAGCCAAAGCAAGACCAAAGCTGGCGGATGGGCGTCAAAGTCACTCCTAGAGCGtgagatggaaatggaacGACAACGACAGCGTGAGTGGGAAGAGTCACAGAAGGAAACTGCTGCGGCAGTGCGTTCCAACGAAGGAGTAGACGGTATTGGTGGTCGCTGGGATGTTGGACAATGGGCCGGTTATACTGGCGGTGATAGTCAGAACAAGGGATCGATAGGTATTGGGGCTGGGCGAAGGCAAATCGTAGGCCCTCGACCGCTGCCTGAGCAACCGAGGTAA
- a CDS encoding hypothetical protein (BUSCO:52218at5125) translates to MASKQIGPIVRVWYKWKALRLPWRKRFLMGFDLQGNTYWEFRLTRGAESHERWRRIVQYPGSTHLSSVKVSPMWHQWLRHTREEPPTIEEQQGDVARQARMKTLAAEADARWEAKPRVMEAPQAAPAPLLQSANAGSLGQESKDVQADTGAKKIKDKVERKEDPWAKAKAKAPGETWQPSAWTPPAAKRR, encoded by the exons ATGGCCTCAAAACAGATCGGTCCTATTGTCAGGGTCTGGTACAAGTGGAAAGCTCTCCGCCTACCATGGCGCAAACGTTTCCTGATGG GTTTTGATCTCCAAGGGAACACATACTGGGAGTTTCGACTTACGCGCGGCGCCGAGAGCCACGAGCGCTGGCGGCGAATTGTCCAATACCCAGGATCAACACATCTTTCATCTGTAAAGGTCAGCCCTATGTGGCATCAATGGCTAAGACACACACGAGAGGAACCCCCGACAATTGAAGAACAGCAGGGCGATGTCGCGCGCCAGGCAAGAATGAAGACACTTGCTGCTGAGGCAGATGCTCGTTGGGAAGCCAAGCCGCGGGTTATGGAAGCACCACAGGCTGCCCCAGCACCTTTGCTCCAATCAGCAAATGCCGGCTCTTTGGGACAGGAAAGCAAGGATGTCCAGGCTGATACAGGCGCGAAAAAGATCAAAGATAAGGTTGAAAGGAAGGAGGACCCTTGGGCGAAGGCCAAGGCAAAGGCACCAGGCGAGACATGGCAGCCATCTGCTTGGACTCCCCCGGCAGCTAAGAGGCGTTGA